A genomic region of Raphanus sativus cultivar WK10039 chromosome 6, ASM80110v3, whole genome shotgun sequence contains the following coding sequences:
- the LOC108806755 gene encoding phosphoenolpyruvate carboxykinase (ATP) 2, giving the protein MAGNGNTDGEFSFSAAAARDALPRITTEKGAKPTTSSDVCHDDTASPVNFQTIDELHSLQKKRSAPTTPLKEGGGEVMGTSGPTTPVSGESMLQSVSASLASLTRETGPKVIKGDPTSTSKVAHVPHTPTSVPAADISDSALKFTHVLHNLSPAELYEQAIKYEKGSFVTSTGALATLSGAKTGRSPKDKRVVKDETTASELWWGKGSPNIEMDEQTFLVNRERAVDYLNSLDKVFVNDQYLNWDPENRIKVRIVSARAYHSLFMHNMCIRPTPEELENFGTPDFTIYNAGKFPCNRFTHYMTSSTSVDINLGRREMVILGTQYAGEMKKGLFGVMHYLMPKRKILSLHSGCNMGKEGDVALFFGLSGTGKTTLSTDHNRYLIGDDEHCWSETGVSNIEGGCYAKCIDLSREKEPDIWNAIKFGTVLENVVFDEHTREVDYKDKSVTENTRAAYPIEYIPNSKIPCVGPHPKNVILLACDAFGVLPPISKLDLAQTMYHFISGYTALVAGTEEGVKEPRATFSACFGAAFIMLHPTKYAAMLAEKMQAQGAIGWLVNTGWSGGSYGSGSRIKLAYTRKIIDAIHSGSLLNATYRKTEIFGLEIPNEVEGVPSEILEPMNAWEDKVAYKDTLLKLAGLFRNNFETFTSHKIGEDGKLTEEILAAGPNF; this is encoded by the exons ATGGCGGGAAACGGAAACACTGACGGAGAATTCAGTTTCTCGGCAGCGGCTGCGCGTGATGCCCTTCCGAGGATCACCACGGAGAAGGGAGCCAAGCCTACGACGTCGAGTGACGTGTGCCACGACGATACCGCGTCACCAGTCAACTTTCAAACCATCGATGAGCTCCACAGTCTCCAGAAGAAACGATCTGCACCGACCACTCCTCTCAAAGAAGGAGGTGGCGAAGTGATGGGAACCAGTGGCCCTACCACTCCTGTCTCCGGTGAGAGTATGCTTCAGTCCGTCAG TGCATCGCTGGCTTCGTTGACGAGAGAGACAGGACCGAAGGTAATCAAAGGAGATCCGACGTCGACGTCTAAAGTGGCACACGTGCCACACACTCCTACGTCAGTTCCGGCTGCTGACATTAGCGACAGTGCCTTAAAATTCACTCACGTCCTTCACAATCTCTCCCCCGCTG AATTGTACGAGCAGGCGATAAAATATGAGAAAGGATCGTTCGTGACATCGACCGGTGCGTTGGCGACATTGTCGGGAGCTAAAACCGGTCGGTCTCCTAAAGACAAGCGTGTGGTTAAGGATGAGACAACTGCGTCCGAACTCTGGTGGGGAAA AGGATCACCAAACATCGAAATGGATGAACAAACCTTTTTGGTGAACCGTGAAAGAGCTGTCGATTACTTGAACTCTTTAGACAAG GTGTTTGTGAATGACCAATACCTAAACTGGGATCCAGAGAACAGAATCAAAGTAAGAATAGTATCAGCAAGAGCTTACCATTCACTTTTCATGCACAACATGTGTATCCGTCCAACACCTGAGGAGCTAGAGAATTTCGGGACACCTGATTTCACAATCTACAACGCTGGAAAATTCCCATGCAACCGTTTCACTCATTACATGACATCATCGACTAGTGTCGACATAAACctaggaagaagagagatggTGATTCTAGGAACACAATATGCTGGAGAGATGAAGAAAGGACTCTTTGGTGTGATGCATTATCTGATGCCTAAGAGAAAGATTTTGTCTCTTCACTCCGGTTGTAACATGGGCAAAGAGGGAGATGTTGCTCTCTTTTTTGGACTCTCTGGGACCGGAAAGACTACATTGTCGACCGATCATAACCGGTATTTGATAGGAGATGATGAACATTGTTGGAGTGAGACTGGAGTCTCCAACATCGAGGGTGGCTGTTATGCGAAATGCATTGATTTATCGAGGGAGAAAGAGCCTGATATCTGGAACGCTATCAAATTCGGAACTG TTTTAGAGAATGTTGTGTTTGATGAGCACACAAGAGAAGTGGATTATAAAGATAAATCAGTGACGGAGAACACACGTGCTGCTTATCCTATTGAGTATATCCCCAACTCGAAGATACCTTGCGTTGGACCACACCCTAAAAACGTGATCCTATTGGCTTGTGACGCCTTTGGTGTGCTGCCGCCAATCAGCAAGCTGGATCTTGCTCAGACTATGTATCATTTCATCAGTGGCTACACTGCTCTC GTTGCGGGAACAGAGGAAGGAGTTAAGGAGCCAAGAGCGACTTTCTCAGCTTGTTTTGGTGCTGCTTTCATTATGCTTCACCCAACCAAATATGCAGCCATGTTAGCCGAGAAAATGCAAGCTCAAGGAGCCATTGGTTGGCTTGTTAACACCGGCTGGTCTGGTGGAAG CTATGGATCTGGAAGTCGAATCAAGTTGGCCTATACACGAAAGATTATTGATGCTATACATTCGGGTAGTCTCTTGAATGCAACTTATCGGAAAACAGAGATTTTTGGTTTGGAGATTCCAAATGAAGTTGAAGGAGTGCCTTCTGAGATTTTGGAGCCTATGAATGCA
- the LOC130497128 gene encoding probable E3 ubiquitin-protein ligase WAVH2, translated as MVFGWRKAFCTSFPSNQDKSHQSSADLLQTDPPIHTPRLRSKFGFFSNPSTPRLRSRGGGGGSGCRSSASTAASTPSLPTSPKLQCRTTSNATPRTSNPSTPKFLSNPSSPKSSSPSSHGGVSLLRATLLLNQSNSNRCGICLQRVDSDQIKPTAIFTAECSHSFHLSCAVRLQDKRCPFCSAAWRSDSPSPNSRSDPVRKPEIREIKTGKSLRVYNDDEPLAYSPVSLARFNTIMESDENDDVEEEGDEFPGFFPDSSITPAASISGSLEVQLLPESAVVETGKRIETHVVVMKVKASAARDAVRARRSPIDLVAVLDLSGGGGANLQTVKHAMRLVISLLREMDRLSVVVFSTGSKRLMPLRRMTAKGRRSARRIVDALGGIEAIGGGGGMSVGDALKKAVKVVEDRRERNPTASVLVLSDGQDQSEAVLRARLSSTRVPFVVSTTRLSRPEIPVHSVWIASPSALQYAPLRDAFTERIAALLSVVLHDVKLDVGLVSGSPLTEISAVYSLTGRPESFGSGSGVVVGDLFAEEEREFLVELKVPTSLSGSHRVMSVRSSVVDPTTLQPLPCPNEKRFLIPRAQAVRFVSASIERLRNRHLVCRAVADSRKMIERDDLVGAYQVLTAARSNALDENDSLKSLEAELAELNRLKPRDGIVNQAEEEKTEQLTPTSAWRAAEKLAKVAIMRKHLNRVSDMHGLENARF; from the exons ATGGTGTTTGGTTGGAGAAAAGCGTTTTGCACATCCTTTCCTAGTAATCAAGACAAATCTCATCAATCATCAGCAGACCTTCTTCAAACTGATCCACCTATTCACACCCCAAGACTCCGATCAAAGTTCGGATTTTTCTCAAACCCATCAACTCCCCGTCTCCGATCTCGCGGCGGCGGAGGTGGTAGCGGATGCCGCTCCTCCGCTTCAACCGCAGCCTCAACTCCTTCTCTTCCCACTAGTCCCAAACTCCAATGCAGGACAACGAGCAATGCTACTCCAAGAACCAGTAACCCCTCCACTCCTAAGTTTCTCTCTAACCCTTCTTCTCCCAAatcatcttctccttcctccCACGGCGGCGTTTCTCTCCTCCGTGCCACACTCCTTCTCAACCAG AGTAACAGTAACAGATGTGGGATTTGTCTACAGAGAGTTGATTCCGACCAGATCAAACCGACGGCGATTTTCACGGCGGAATGTTCACATTCGTTTCACCTCTCTTGCGCCGTTAGACTACAAGACAAGCGTTGTCCGTTCTGTTCCGCCGCGTGGAGGTCCGATTCTCCCTCTCCGAATTCAAGATCCGACCCGGTTAGAAAACCCGAGATCCGAGAAATAAAGACGGGGAAGTCGCTGAGAGTGTACAACGACGACGAGCCGTTGGCTTACTCCCCTGTCTCCCTCGCTCGGTTCAACACGATAATGGAATCAGACGAAAACGACGACGTAGAGGAAGAGGGAGACGAGTTCCCCGGATTCTTCCCTGACTCCTCGATCACGCCGGCGGCTTCCATCTCCGGGAGCCTGGAGGTTCAATTGCTGCCGGAATCCGCCGTGGTGGAGACCGGGAAAAGGATCGAGACGCACGTCGTCGTCATGAAAGTCAAGGCGTCGGCGGCGAGGGACGCGGTGAGAGCGCGGAGGTCGCCGATCGATCTCGTGGCGGTTCTCGATCTGAGCGGCGGCGGAGGAGCGAATCTGCAGACGGTTAAGCACGCGATGAGGCTGGTGATCTCTCTCCTCCGGGAGATGGACCGGCTCTCCGTCGTCGTGTTCTCGACGGGATCGAAGCGGCTGATGCCGTTGCGACGGATGACGGCGAAGGGACGGCGGTCGGCGCGGAGAATCGTGGACGCGCTCGGGGGAATTGAAGCGATCGGCGGCGGCGGCGGGATGAGCGTTGGCGACGCTTTGAAAAAAGCGGTTAAAGTCGTTGAGGATCGGCGGGAGAGGAATCCGACGGCCAGCGTTTTGGTTTTATCGGACGGTCAGGATCAGTCCGAGGCGGTTCTGAGAGCTAGGCTGAGCTCAACGCGCGTGCCGTTCGTCGTCTCCACCACTCGCTTGTCTCGTCCCGAGATCCCGGTTCACTCGGTTTGGATCGCGTCTCCTAGCGCGTTGCAGTACGCGCCTCTCCGAGACGCGTTCACGGAGAGAATCGCTGCGTTGCTTAGTGTTGTTCTACATGACGTCAAGCTCGATGTAGGTTTGGTCTCCGGATCTCCGTTGACCGAGATCTCAGCTGTTTACTCTTTGACGGGCAGACCCGAGAGTTTCGGATCCGGGTCGGGCGTTGTCGTCGGCGATTTGTTCgcggaggaggagagagagttTCTCGTTGAGCTCAAAGTACCGACTTCGTTGAGTGGGTCCCATCGTGTGATGTCCGTACGGTCTTCGGTCGTTGACCCCACGACGCTTCAGCCGTTACCTTGTCCGAACGAGAAACGGTTTTTGATCCCACGGGCACAGGCTGTCCGATTCGTTTCTGCTAGCATCGAACGGCTTAGGAATCGTCACTTGGTGTGCCGCGCTGTAGCTGATTCACGTAAGATGATTGAGCGTGATGATTTAGTCGGAGCCTATCAGGTTTTAACAGCGGCTCGGTCAAACGCATTGGATGAGAATGATAGCTTAAAGAGCTTGGAGGCTGAGTTAGCCGAGCTAAACCGGTTGAAACCGAGAGACGGTATAGTAAATCAAGCCGAAGAGGAGAAAACCGAGCAACTTACGCCGACTTCGGCTTGGAGAGCGGCTGAGAAATTGGCGAAAGTGGCTATCATGAGGAAGCATTTAAACCGAGTCAGCGACATGCACGGCTTGGAAAACGCcagattttaa
- the LOC108807414 gene encoding uncharacterized protein At5g65660, giving the protein MENTQGSSPPHMDASRPSLGFPLGTALLLIIIFSLSGIFSCCYHWDKHRSLRRSLANASADIESSLFKPRHPFPDLKKPQDLSITVLMPGDNTPKFIALPCPCAPPRPEKLTVDVQSPPHSPPVKPPRFPVPLC; this is encoded by the exons ATGGAGAACACTCAAGGATCCTCGCCGCCGCACATGGACGCTTCTCGGCCGTCACTAGGATTCCCTCTCGGCACAGCTCTGCTTCTCATAATCATTTTCAGCCTCTCCGGAATATTCTCTTGCTGTTACCATTGGGACAAACATCGCTCTCTCCGCCGTTCTTTGGCCAATGCCTCCGCTGACATTGAGTCCTCTCTGTTCAAACCTAGACATCCTTTTCCG GATTTGAAGAAGCCCCAGGATCTAAGCATAACGGTGTTGATGCCTGGAGATAATACGCCTAAATTTATAGCATTGCCGTGTCCATGTGCCCCGCCTCGGCCGGAGAAGCTTACCGTTGATGTTCAAAGTCCACCACACTCACCGCCTGTTAAGCCCCCGCGTTTTCCAGTTCCTCTTTGTTAG